Proteins found in one Subtercola endophyticus genomic segment:
- a CDS encoding heavy metal-binding domain-containing protein yields the protein MTDPFSGITLPEDARLRLADGKKNLFTSDLSVNEFLLVKQAGFHPVGLVLGSSVYHVGIQARRWGKNMELDKLSSAMYHARELAMTRMEAEADALGADGIVGVRLEIEFKEYGNDLAEFVAVGTAVIGEKPPENGTWRNNKGLPFTSDLSGQDFWTLIQSGYAPLGLVMGTCVYHIAHQGMMSSLNNIGANVEITQFTEALYNARELAMGRMQTEAETLDAEGIVGVQLLSLPHRWGGHTTEFFAIGSAVRSLRPDHVIATPSLVLPLTDGGRW from the coding sequence ATGACCGACCCGTTCTCTGGAATCACACTTCCCGAAGATGCCCGCCTGCGCCTGGCCGACGGCAAGAAGAACCTTTTCACCTCTGACCTCTCGGTGAACGAGTTCCTGCTCGTCAAACAGGCGGGCTTTCACCCCGTGGGCCTCGTTCTGGGCTCGAGCGTCTACCACGTCGGCATCCAGGCGCGCCGCTGGGGCAAGAACATGGAGCTCGACAAGCTGAGCAGTGCGATGTACCACGCCAGGGAGCTGGCGATGACACGCATGGAGGCCGAAGCCGACGCCCTCGGCGCCGACGGCATCGTGGGAGTACGGCTCGAGATCGAGTTCAAAGAGTACGGCAACGATCTTGCGGAGTTCGTGGCCGTCGGCACAGCCGTCATCGGCGAGAAGCCACCGGAGAACGGTACTTGGCGCAACAACAAGGGGCTGCCCTTCACCTCCGACCTGTCGGGTCAAGACTTCTGGACGCTCATCCAGTCGGGCTACGCACCCCTCGGCCTCGTGATGGGCACTTGCGTCTATCACATCGCCCACCAGGGCATGATGTCCTCGCTCAACAACATCGGCGCGAACGTCGAGATCACCCAATTCACCGAGGCGCTCTACAACGCGCGCGAGCTGGCCATGGGCCGTATGCAGACCGAAGCAGAGACACTGGATGCCGAGGGAATCGTGGGCGTACAGCTACTTTCACTGCCTCACCGGTGGGGTGGTCACACCACGGAGTTCTTCGCCATTGGCAGCGCCGTTCGGTCGCTGCGGCCCGACCACGTGATCGCGACGCCCAGCCTCGTGCTTCCGCTCACCGACGGCGGCCGATGGTGA
- a CDS encoding heavy metal-binding domain-containing protein: protein MNDWIDGLPPAAHDRIARQKAGHTAGSLLSAPAAASIQSAGLVPVGEVFGCVVMNLGWTGGGCSWWNTGGFGMSNMGNISPVTTSGDGGKYGSFAPYVNAFERAWYGSLKRMMVEAVSLGAHGVLGVRIVRRQLEGSSWEFSALGTAVRSVDPALSPIPRTQGEVWSTNLSGEDCAAAILSGYQPRELVLGVSVSTKHEDWQLRQQRSSWVNGEVSGMTHLIQAARDESRERLAARATHSGSAELAVTSMGLSEFETVCGGQDGRDLHAESIVVGTTLLSIPGARRRQSGATALTILPLRDAPPRPARRTGA from the coding sequence GTGAACGATTGGATCGACGGACTCCCGCCGGCAGCACACGACCGCATTGCGCGGCAGAAGGCAGGTCACACCGCCGGGTCTCTGCTCTCGGCGCCGGCTGCGGCGAGCATCCAGAGCGCGGGGCTCGTGCCGGTCGGTGAGGTGTTCGGCTGCGTCGTGATGAACCTCGGCTGGACGGGCGGCGGATGCTCGTGGTGGAACACCGGCGGGTTCGGCATGTCGAACATGGGAAACATTTCGCCCGTCACGACGTCGGGCGACGGCGGCAAGTACGGGAGCTTCGCGCCCTACGTGAACGCCTTCGAACGGGCATGGTACGGCTCACTCAAGCGCATGATGGTCGAGGCCGTGTCGCTCGGCGCGCACGGGGTGCTCGGAGTGCGCATCGTTCGCCGACAGCTCGAGGGCAGCTCGTGGGAGTTCAGCGCCCTCGGCACGGCAGTGCGGTCGGTCGACCCGGCACTCTCGCCCATTCCGCGCACCCAGGGTGAGGTGTGGAGCACCAACCTCAGCGGCGAAGACTGCGCCGCGGCGATTCTGTCGGGTTACCAACCGCGCGAGCTCGTGCTGGGGGTATCGGTGTCGACAAAGCACGAAGACTGGCAGCTGCGCCAGCAGAGATCGAGCTGGGTCAACGGCGAGGTCTCGGGCATGACGCACCTGATTCAGGCCGCCCGCGACGAGTCACGAGAGCGGCTCGCCGCCCGCGCCACCCATTCCGGAAGCGCCGAGCTCGCCGTCACGAGCATGGGCCTGTCAGAATTCGAGACCGTCTGCGGCGGTCAAGACGGCCGTGACCTGCACGCGGAGTCGATCGTCGTGGGCACGACCCTGCTGTCGATTCCCGGTGCCCGACGGCGGCAGAGCGGCGCCACCGCTTTGACGATTCTGCCGTTGCGCGATGCTCCCCCGCGACCGGCAAGGCGCACCGGCGCATGA
- a CDS encoding SGNH/GDSL hydrolase family protein: protein MRRRTAGISSAIVIAAVLALADNAGASAQAGPVYPFAAATATTTTATSVASTPGTATPSTATPSTAAPSAPSTAAAPAPSTPGTAFTPQLGTPAPTGTASAEASQRPVVAAIGDSIMDGHNVGADQAWPVLVSEANDWQLTNLSIDGTGFVQLGNDGNTFESQVVEAGEMDATVVIISASSNDLGQDPDTLAQATLATMASLRAQLPNAQIVALSAFWGDTAPPPQLTDIDNDLQNAAAATGATYIDIGQPLAGEPDLMQSDDVHPTAQGLVHLAAAIDADITQQRVVG, encoded by the coding sequence ATGCGTCGCAGAACGGCGGGTATCAGTTCGGCGATCGTGATCGCCGCCGTTCTCGCGCTGGCCGACAACGCCGGGGCTTCGGCGCAGGCCGGCCCCGTGTATCCGTTCGCCGCGGCGACCGCGACCACCACAACGGCCACGAGCGTCGCGAGCACGCCCGGTACGGCCACACCCAGCACCGCCACACCCAGCACCGCCGCACCCAGCGCGCCGAGCACGGCCGCCGCGCCCGCGCCCAGCACACCCGGCACTGCGTTCACGCCCCAGCTCGGCACTCCCGCCCCCACCGGCACGGCCTCGGCCGAGGCCTCGCAACGGCCGGTCGTCGCCGCGATCGGCGACTCGATCATGGACGGCCACAATGTCGGTGCCGATCAAGCGTGGCCGGTACTCGTGAGTGAGGCGAACGATTGGCAGCTCACCAACCTCTCGATCGACGGCACCGGCTTCGTGCAACTCGGCAACGACGGTAATACCTTCGAGTCGCAAGTCGTCGAGGCGGGCGAAATGGATGCCACGGTGGTGATCATCTCGGCGAGCAGCAACGATCTCGGCCAAGACCCCGACACCCTGGCTCAGGCCACCCTCGCGACAATGGCCTCATTGCGCGCCCAGCTGCCGAACGCGCAGATCGTCGCCCTGAGCGCCTTCTGGGGCGACACCGCTCCTCCCCCGCAGCTCACCGACATCGACAACGACCTGCAGAACGCTGCCGCGGCGACCGGCGCGACCTACATCGATATCGGCCAACCGCTGGCCGGCGAGCCCGATCTCATGCAGAGTGACGACGTGCATCCCACCGCTCAGGGTCTGGTGCACCTCGCAGCCGCGATCGACGCCGACATCACTCAGCAGCGAGTGGTTGGATAA
- a CDS encoding FAD-dependent monooxygenase, with translation MPRQPTVLISGASIAGPALAYWLGRYGWSCTVVERAPELRRGGQNIDVRGAAREVLRRAGLEETVRAANTGEVGTRFLGAGGAIVAEFPVRAGQTGGATAELEILRGDLAEILVEASGEQTEFVYGDQITAIDEHEDHVEVSFEHGDRREFDLVIAADGMRSSTRDLVFGDDASIRPLGMEMTYLTVTRTESDTPWWNWYNEPGGRAVTLRPDRHGTTRAVLSSVVYGPRRADARGDRRSAAEQKALLRRQFANVGWQAPRILDALDDASDIYFETIGQVKAQTWSRGRVVLAGDAAWCASPVSGMGTSLSLVGAYVLAGELAAHVHHRDAFAGYERIMRPYVEQAQQLPPGVPQIANPRTRAGLAALHVALRAASTPLVGRLGAKFFTPPADKIDLPDYSHLG, from the coding sequence ATGCCCCGTCAACCCACCGTTCTGATCTCTGGCGCGAGCATCGCCGGGCCGGCCCTCGCCTACTGGCTGGGCCGATACGGATGGAGCTGCACGGTCGTCGAACGCGCACCCGAGCTTCGCCGCGGTGGGCAGAACATCGATGTTCGCGGCGCCGCCCGCGAGGTGCTGCGCCGAGCCGGGCTGGAAGAGACGGTGCGTGCCGCGAATACCGGCGAGGTGGGCACCCGCTTCCTCGGCGCAGGCGGGGCGATCGTGGCCGAGTTTCCGGTTCGGGCGGGTCAGACGGGCGGGGCGACGGCCGAACTGGAGATTCTGCGCGGTGACCTCGCCGAAATACTGGTCGAGGCGAGCGGCGAACAGACCGAGTTCGTCTACGGCGACCAGATCACGGCAATCGACGAGCACGAAGATCACGTCGAGGTGAGCTTCGAGCACGGCGATCGGCGTGAGTTCGACCTCGTCATCGCCGCCGACGGCATGCGCTCGAGTACTCGCGACCTGGTTTTCGGCGACGACGCGTCGATCCGGCCGCTCGGCATGGAGATGACGTACCTCACGGTAACGCGCACCGAATCCGATACCCCGTGGTGGAACTGGTACAACGAACCCGGCGGCCGCGCCGTGACGTTGCGCCCCGACCGGCACGGAACCACCCGCGCCGTCTTGTCGTCGGTGGTCTACGGCCCACGGCGAGCGGATGCCCGGGGCGATCGCCGCTCGGCCGCCGAGCAGAAGGCGCTACTGCGCAGGCAGTTCGCGAACGTGGGCTGGCAGGCGCCGCGCATCCTCGATGCTCTCGACGACGCGAGCGACATCTACTTCGAGACGATCGGGCAGGTGAAGGCGCAGACGTGGTCACGCGGCCGGGTGGTTCTCGCCGGAGACGCCGCGTGGTGCGCCTCCCCGGTGAGCGGCATGGGAACAAGCCTCTCGCTCGTCGGCGCCTACGTGCTGGCGGGGGAGCTGGCCGCGCATGTGCATCACAGAGACGCGTTCGCCGGTTACGAGCGCATCATGCGCCCGTACGTCGAGCAGGCGCAGCAGCTTCCGCCCGGAGTGCCGCAGATCGCCAACCCGAGAACGCGGGCCGGCCTCGCGGCTCTGCACGTCGCGCTGCGGGCCGCATCCACGCCCCTCGTCGGCAGACTCGGCGCGAAGTTCTTCACCCCGCCGGCCGACAAGATCGACCTGCCAGACTATTCGCACCTGGGTTGA
- a CDS encoding nuclear transport factor 2 family protein, with translation MPTENTIKATIEQHWLASERGDIVAEHAMYAEQAVLDYPQSGERFRGRETIAAQRGEHPADRHFTVLRITGGGAVWVSECVITYDGAPTYSVSIMEFAGGEVTHETQYFADPFDAPESRRALSEGMPG, from the coding sequence GTGCCTACGGAAAATACGATCAAGGCGACGATCGAGCAGCACTGGCTCGCTTCGGAACGCGGTGATATCGTCGCCGAGCACGCGATGTACGCCGAGCAGGCTGTGCTCGACTACCCGCAATCGGGTGAGCGGTTTCGAGGGCGCGAGACCATCGCTGCTCAGCGCGGCGAGCATCCGGCCGACCGTCATTTCACGGTGCTGCGCATCACGGGTGGCGGCGCCGTCTGGGTGAGTGAATGCGTCATCACCTACGACGGGGCGCCGACGTACTCGGTGTCGATCATGGAGTTCGCGGGCGGGGAGGTGACGCACGAGACGCAGTACTTCGCCGACCCGTTCGACGCTCCGGAATCGCGGCGGGCGCTCTCCGAAGGCATGCCCGGATAA
- a CDS encoding SRPBCC family protein: MATNHRTMKCAPEDVFTVIANGWFFPTWVVGASRMRDVDETWPHVGSHLHHSFGVWPVLINDETTSLQWDPPHRVVMQPKGWPLGEARVVVEVKPHTKGCRVTIVEHAVKGPGTLLPRTALDVALFIRNVETLKRLAFMAEAKAGGELTGDLQPTEADQKPPKRASHGLLRRVALFGIAVIAVVVVAQRISESQSVSRR; encoded by the coding sequence GTGGCTACAAATCATCGCACCATGAAGTGCGCCCCAGAAGACGTGTTCACCGTCATTGCGAACGGCTGGTTCTTTCCCACCTGGGTCGTCGGCGCCTCACGAATGCGAGACGTCGACGAGACCTGGCCGCACGTCGGTTCGCACCTGCACCATTCCTTCGGTGTCTGGCCGGTGCTGATCAACGATGAGACCACCTCCCTGCAGTGGGATCCGCCTCATCGCGTCGTGATGCAGCCGAAGGGCTGGCCCCTCGGCGAAGCGCGCGTCGTCGTCGAGGTGAAACCGCACACGAAGGGCTGCCGGGTGACCATCGTCGAGCACGCGGTCAAAGGGCCCGGCACGCTTCTGCCTCGCACCGCGCTCGACGTCGCCCTGTTCATCCGCAACGTCGAGACGCTGAAACGCCTGGCGTTCATGGCCGAGGCCAAGGCGGGCGGCGAGCTGACAGGCGACCTGCAACCGACCGAAGCCGATCAGAAGCCTCCCAAACGCGCCTCGCACGGCCTCCTGCGCCGAGTCGCGCTCTTCGGAATCGCTGTGATCGCAGTGGTCGTCGTCGCGCAGCGCATCAGCGAATCTCAGTCCGTTTCGCGTCGATAA